From Pseudomonas sp. AN-1:
TGGCCACGGCCTCGCTCGGCGGGACTACGTTCTGCTGGCGCAGCAGCTCGCCCATGGAGGCGATCACGCGGTACATCGAGAATTCCTCGGTGTAGCGGACTTCGGTATAGCGGCGGTTGGCGGTGAACAGCTCGTTTTCGCTGTCGAGCAGGTCGAGCAGGGTGCGCTGGCCGAGGGAGAACTGCTGCTGGTAGGCCTCGCGCACCCGTGCGCTGGACTCGGCGTACTCGCGTGCCTGCGGCGTTTGCAGGCGGGCGTTCTCCATGGCGTTCCACGCCAGCATCAGGTTCTCGTTGAGCAGGCGCAACGCGTTGTTGCGGATGTCCATCGACTCGTTGATCTGGTGCGCGCTGGATTGCAGCTGGGCCTTGTCGCGCATGCCGTTGAACAGGTTGTAGTTCATGGTCACGCCGGCATACCAGCGGTTGTAGTGGCCTTCCTCGCCCTGGCGATTGTCGTCGGCATTGCCGGCGAGCTCCACGTCGAAGCGCGGGTAGAAGCGCGACTTGGCGGCCTCGTACTGCTTCTCGGCGGCCTGCACGTCGGCCTGGGCCGACTTGAGCAGCGGGTTGTTGCTCATCACGCGGTCGCGGGCGCTGGCCACGCTGTCCGGCAGCTGGCCGCGGATCGAGGTCGGAGCGCTCAGCTCGTCGGGCATGCGGCCGACGACGCTGAAGAAGTTGGCTTCGGCATCGGCCAGGTTGACCTGCTCGGTGTACAGGTTGTTCTCGGCCAGGGCCAGACGCGCCTGCGACTGGTCGCGGTCGGCGCTGCTGCCGACGCCGCTGCGGCTGCGCATGCTGATCTGGTCGTGCACGCGGCGGTGCGCCTGCAGGTTGTTCTCGGCCAGGGCGACCATCTCGCGGCGCTTGAGCACCTCCAGGTACACCTCCGCGGTGCGCAGCGCCAGGCTCTCGCTGGTACCCAGCAGGCGGTAGGCGCGCGAATCGACTACCGCCGCGCTGCGGGCGACCTCGTTGGGGGTGTTGAAACCGTCGAACAGCATCTGCCGCAGGCGCA
This genomic window contains:
- a CDS encoding TolC family outer membrane protein — encoded protein: MRLSPKWVGLLLAAGFNQVSAMTLSEAIQSTIDNHPEIHAASNSRLAADEQLKVAKGGYLPTVDMLASYGREHTDNPSTRAFGDHNTETLNARTAELRLRQMLFDGFNTPNEVARSAAVVDSRAYRLLGTSESLALRTAEVYLEVLKRREMVALAENNLQAHRRVHDQISMRSRSGVGSSADRDQSQARLALAENNLYTEQVNLADAEANFFSVVGRMPDELSAPTSIRGQLPDSVASARDRVMSNNPLLKSAQADVQAAEKQYEAAKSRFYPRFDVELAGNADDNRQGEEGHYNRWYAGVTMNYNLFNGMRDKAQLQSSAHQINESMDIRNNALRLLNENLMLAWNAMENARLQTPQAREYAESSARVREAYQQQFSLGQRTLLDLLDSENELFTANRRYTEVRYTEEFSMYRVIASMGELLRQQNVVPPSEAVAINEVQSQARLPTLK